One region of Eupeodes corollae chromosome 1, idEupCoro1.1, whole genome shotgun sequence genomic DNA includes:
- the LOC129940086 gene encoding DNA polymerase zeta subunit 2, giving the protein MNEDTATDIIIEALEVFINHILYVRNVYPPQIFRKRKMYDCPVFVSIYPNVTNYIVEVLTTARQLKKVNQLKKVELVVYRDESWQYEKYAFDITNDCLLATMRKGEDPYLLEFEQQLRTALCSLSERCKSFEKLPEDARFRIQLHTTQTQFMKICCGPASQDFPWLQTGDDGDRGFREVKLLPLCTIDSSGLKINALV; this is encoded by the exons atgaatgaagaCA CTGCCACAGATATTATAATAGAAGCTCTCGAGGTGTTTATCAACCACATTCTCTATGTTCGTAATGTCTACCCGCCACAAATATTtcgtaaaagaaaaatgtacgaCTGCCCggtatttgtttctatttaccCAAATGTTACTAATTACATCGTAGAAGTCCTAACAACTGCGCGACAACTGAAAAAGGTTAATCAATTGAAAAAGGTAGAATTGGTAGTTTATCGCGACGAGAGTTGGCAATACGAGAAGTATGCTTTCGACATTACTAATGACTGCCTTTTAGCCACTATGAGAAAAGGCGAAGATCCTTATCTTTTAGAGTTTGAACAGCAACTTAGAACAGCACTTTGTTCATTATCGGAGAGGtgtaaatcttttgaaaaattacctGAAGATGCTAGATTTAGAATTCAGTTGCATACAACACAAACGCAGTTTATGAAGATATGCTGTGGACCTGCATCTCAA GATTTTCCGTGGTTACAAACCGGAGACGACGGTGATAGGGGCTTTCGAGAAGTGAAATTACTCCCGCTGTGTACAATTGACTCAAGTGGCTTGAAGATAAATGCACTAGTTTGA
- the LOC129941784 gene encoding peroxiredoxin-5, mitochondrial: MQSLFLRSVTSVIASNSVRLELKRSISKTLFAMAPIKVGDKLPSADLFEDSPANKINIAELGANKKIVIFGVPGAFTPGCSKTHLPGYVENADSIKCSQGVSEIVCVSVNDPFVMSAWGKEHCAGGKVRMLADPAGNFVKTLDLTVDLPPLGGVRAKRFSMIVENGLVKELNVEPDGTGLTCSLANNIGKK, encoded by the exons ATGCAATCGCTTTTCTTGCGCTCAGTTACTTCAGTAATCGCAAGCAATTCTGTTCGACTTGAATTAAAACGCTCTATATCAAAAACTCTGTTTGCAATGGCTCCAATCAAG GTTGGCGATAAACTTCCTTCAGCTGATCTCTTTGAAGATTCCCCGGCAAACAAAATCAACATTGCCGAATTGGGTGCAAACAAAAAGATTGTAATTTTTGGTGTCCCCGGAGCATTTACACCCGGTTGTTCTAAG acaCATTTGCCTGGATACGTTGAAAATGCTGATTCCATTAAATGCAGCCAAGGTGTAAGCGAGATTGTTTGTGTGTCCGTCAACGATCCATTTGTTATGTCTGCATGGGGTAAAGAACATTGCGCCGGTGGAAAAGTTCGCATGTTAGCCGATCCAGCTGGCAATTTCGTAAAGACGTTGGATTTAACTGTTGATTTGCCACCATTGGGCGGTGTTCGAGCAAAACGTTTCTCAATGATTGTCGAAAATGGACTAGTTAAAGAGTTAAATGTCGAACCTGACGGTACTGGTCTCACTTGTTCATTAGCTAACAACATTGGAAAGAAGTAA